From Candidatus Binatia bacterium:
GCCGATGAGGTCCTGCGGATCGATGTCGAAGACCAACCCCTCCGCGATCACGGCCACGCCGTATTGGCGCCCTTCACTCAGCCGTTTGATGATCGCACATACCAGCGTGTCCACGATCGCCGCCAAGCGCACCGGCTCGCCGCCGAACTCCTCCGCGATCAGCGTCAGCGTCGCTCCGGCCGCTTTTCCGATACCGAGCGCCAGGTGGCCGGCCTTGCGGCCCATGGAGATCACCAGGTACCAGTGCAAGGTCGTGTACGCGTCCACGATGAGGTTCTTGACGATCTCCGCACCAATGTGCCGTGCCGTCTGAAAGCCGAAGGTGTCGATGTGCGGCGGCAGGTCGAGGTCGTTGTCGATGGTCTTTGGTACATGCACCACCCGGATGCGGCCGCTGGCCTTCTCCGAAAGCTTCATCGCCGAGAACGCCGTGTCGTCCCCCCCGATGGTGATCAGTTGCGAAACGTTCAAGCGGCGGAGCGCATCGACACAGTTCTCCAGAAGCTGCGGGTCGCGTGTCGGGTTGGCACGGGAGATGCCGAGGTACGACCCCCCGGACAGGTGCAGGCGCCGCACGGCGTCCAGGGTGAGGGGAACCGCACAGTCGACCTTGCCTTGCATGAGGTGCTCGAAGCCGTCGCGGATACCCAGTACCGGCACGCCCTCGAGCAGGCTGCGGATCGTCGCCGCGGCAATGACGCTGTTGATCCCTGGCGCAGGTCCACCACCGACAAGGATCGCCAGATTGGTTTGGTGCGTCATGATCTCAACCCTCCTCACCTGCCACGCGTAGGGTACAGCTCCGACTATCGTTCCTGCCTTCGCCCCTTCGGTCAAGATGGACGGCGAGAAACGACCGAGACCTGCCGGAGCGGCGCCTACCGCCTCTCGGCTTCCGCCTCGGCCTGAAAGTCGCCCTTGAGTTCCGCGGAGGAGAAGCGCGGGTAGTAACGCGCCATGGCCTCACGAAGCTCTTCAAACGGGAGATCTACCCGGCTGCCGCGGTCGTTGACGTACTCCATGTGGCGGCGGTTGCTGGCATCAAACGGATGGAAGATGGAATCCGAACGGCCGTCAAACTCCAATGGCAGCACGCCGAACTTGTGGCACAGCTCGATGTTGAACGCCGGCGTTGCCTTCACCCATTTGCCTTCGAGATGGAGCTCCGTGAAACCGTGATAGTAGAAGATGTCCGTGCCCATCATGCGCCGCAGCCGCTCGGTGGCCAAGTGGTTCCGGACATCGGCAAAACCG
This genomic window contains:
- a CDS encoding 6-phosphofructokinase — protein: MTHQTNLAILVGGGPAPGINSVIAAATIRSLLEGVPVLGIRDGFEHLMQGKVDCAVPLTLDAVRRLHLSGGSYLGISRANPTRDPQLLENCVDALRRLNVSQLITIGGDDTAFSAMKLSEKASGRIRVVHVPKTIDNDLDLPPHIDTFGFQTARHIGAEIVKNLIVDAYTTLHWYLVISMGRKAGHLALGIGKAAGATLTLIAEEFGGEPVRLAAIVDTLVCAIIKRLSEGRQYGVAVIAEGLVFDIDPQDLIG
- a CDS encoding transglutaminase family protein, with the translated sequence MNAPQQHEDVEDLTACLKPTYYLDAEHPTVGALARGAIGAAVDDVDKAVRLYYAVRDGFLYDPYSVQSQPETCKASAVIARGRGYCVAKAVVLAAAARAAGIPARLGFADVRNHLATERLRRMMGTDIFYYHGFTELHLEGKWVKATPAFNIELCHKFGVLPLEFDGRSDSIFHPFDASNRRHMEYVNDRGSRVDLPFEELREAMARYYPRFSSAELKGDFQAEAEAERR